Genomic segment of Arachis hypogaea cultivar Tifrunner chromosome 11, arahy.Tifrunner.gnm2.J5K5, whole genome shotgun sequence:
GAAGTTTAACCTTTTGTGTAACATTGTTTGACTGTAATTTTCTTTTgtcttttacttttttaatttcttcctttcttcatgTTCCAGGCAAGCCTACTGTTGTAACTTTTTGTTCCTACTCTAAAGATCAAATCCTTAGGATTCTTGAAGAAAGGCTAAATGTAAGTTCATTGCTATTAAATTTAAGGTTGTTCTCATGTCCACCTCAAATCATTTATAATAGAAACATACAACATATTTGCTTTATCATAGATACTATGATTTGAATATGCATCTTTATGGCAGCTGAAGGAAAAATAAACCAAAAGTTAAATTTCCCCTtgttgatttttccccttttacTAATAGCTATTTTTCACCATCAGGAACTTCCTTACACTGTCTTTCAACGTCAAGCACTAGAACTATGTGCTAGGGTAAGTCCATTTGTCAATGTCTCCGCAAGTTTACATTTGCTGTTGTCCTGTAATGCCTTTATCTAGGATACTAGATCACATAAAAACTGAATATAAATCTCTTGCCAAGGAAGAATTCTTAAACTTTTAAAGCAAATACCATCTTGTTAATTGATTTTAGAAATTTCACCAGATTTTACATTGGCCACTTCATCTAGAGGCTAGAGATAATCAGATCGTTTAGTTCAACTATTATCTTACTatatttaaaaatgtaaaatgtATTCAATGTATCACCTGAGAGAAGTGTTCAATATACCATGGATAGTACATAAGTATGAACCGTTACTTGTGTGAAAGTAGTACTCAAATGTATTGTTATAATTGCAAAGTTAATGCAAGGCTTACTGCCTTGTTATTCTTTTCTCATTCATGGTCTAAAATATAATTTTGGAGGTTGTAGTTGATTTCAATTCTGAATTAGTTCACAGATTTAGTTCTGATGAATACACGAATGATATAGTGATGTACCGTTCTTGTTCACTGCCTTTTACAGAAAGTTGCTGCAGCTTCTGGGGATATGCGGAAAGCTCTTTGCATTTTTAGGTTAGTCACTTTATCACAATACTAAATATAATATAAGTTGTTTCAACTTTCAAATCTGTTTTTTTGTATAGATGAAAATATTATCAAACTTGAACAACTTTACATCTTTTGTTGCATATCCCTGTTAGCCAAGCAGCCTTCACATAAttcccttttctcaatttctgaAGTAAAAATatctgattttgaattttggcATTCTTATCTGCTTAGTCATTTAGATTgttcattttattaaaaatttaaaacttgaaaTGGAGCTTTTCAGGCcctttttttaatgttttcattGTTCTTAAAGACTTCAACTTAAAGCTTACATTTAGAAATTGCCATTGGAACATGAGGCATCTTTGATGATGCGGAGGTGATTTGTTACGTAAAGGATTACCTTGACAATTTAGGTTGTGAAAATTCAAGCAAAATCATTTTTACTGTTTATTTTCTTTCAGGAGTGCGATAGAGATGCTAGAAGCAGAAGTTAGAGAATCTGTATTCAATTGGAAGAGAAATCATCCTCTAAACAAAATATGGCTACAGTTTCTGATCCCATGAAGaaacaagaatttgatattgtaaGTGATAGAAAAAATTGGTTTCAATTTACAGTTATGACAATTGAGGATTATAAAATAGGTTTATACTAAAGACAATGTGAAAGCACTTTAGGGAAGTAATAGATGGAATGAGTGCAAGTTTCGTATATCATCAATCTTTATAATACAATGtattaatttgattatattaGGACTTAAATGATGTGCAAAATTGCTATACATTAGATTTATTtataaggaattttatttaatttaattttattcaatcttACTAGAATTGTTAATACAAAGGCCTAAGATCCATTGATCATATGGCTCGTGCTTTGTCAAACACATATAGATCACCAGTGGTGGATTCTATACAATCTTTGCCACATCATCAACAGGTAGCCTTAACCTGAATATGCTCGTGAATTGTTGAGTTAACAGTTAACACAATTACTGAAATGGAACACCTCTTGTTAAGTATATAAGCTAGGCTAAGTGATCTCTACTTTCAATGTAACTATTTTTTAAGAGTACTATCAAGTGAGCGGGGAAAATGAAAGAAATGTTTATTTGGACACTTAATTATAATGGATTCACAAAATTCTGTAATATAGTCTCTACTATAAAGTTAATTGCGGTGTAAACTAGAATTGGACAGGGATTTACAGAAAATTCGCATTGACTACATTTGAGCTGTCATAGAAAGTTGAAAGTCATTGAAGGGTGGGTAAAGAAACACACCTGTAGCAATTTCATATATTAAGAGGGTAGGTGGTCGTTGAAGATTTATTTAACAAGGATCATTAGGTATTGAACATGTAATCaagttttttgttctttttttacaGAGTAGTAACCAATCCTAATTGCACAAGCATTCTTTTAATACCAAATAAGCTACTGTTTATAACCTTTGACCCCTGAATTTGTACCTTTTGCAGATTATACTTTGCTCATCCATGAAACATTTCTGTGGATCTAAGAAAGATACAATCCTTGGAGAGGTGCTCTTTACAGCTTTTGAATTTGCAAAAATTAAAtgattcctcttttttttttaaatatatattgatTCTTAAGGTTCTAATAATCTTGCAGCTATATAAATCTTACTCTGAGTTATGCAAATCATCACTGATTCTCCCAGCAGGAATCTTGGAATTCTCAAACATGTGCAGAGTGCTTAATGACCAGGTATCTGAAACAAAGCAGTACAGAAGTTGATTATGGATTTCTAGATGTAGCTTTCTGCCGTTGATTATGAATATTCCGATGAAGCAAAGTGGCAATAAGTAAAATGATGAAACATATTATTACTGCAGGGCCTCATTAAACTAGTTGATTATGGATTTCTAGATGTAGCTTGCTGCCGTTGAGTATGAATATTCCAATGAAGCAAAGTGGCAATAAGTAAAATGATGAAACATATTATAACTGCAGGGGCTCATTAAACTAGGACCATCACGAGAGGATAAATTGAAAAGGGTAACACTAAAAGTTGACAAGGCcgatattacttttgcattgcaGGTAGTGGTTTTGGCCTTTAGGACCTTGTATAATTTGTTTACATTTTCTTTCTGAATTTGCAGTAACATTTCTGTGTTATTTAAATTTCATGACACAGGGAATCCgattttttagaaatttcttCAATGATCCACTCATGATTGGTGATTTTGGTTTAGCTTGATGTGAGACAGTAGATTAATTAGTTTTATGTTCTCCACTCCATAGATAAAGGTTGGAAGCCCTTATTTTTACATgcctttaatttttcttaaatgcAACTCATGCCCGTACTTTTTGGTTCCTTGTTCTCTTGCAGGTTATTTCATTATATATGAAATTGCTTGGGAATTGGGAAGAATTTTCAGCTGACAAGCAACAGCTGTGATAAGATATTCAGATTATTTGTTTTCCTAGAGAGCAAtgcaagcaaagaaagaaaacatgaTTTTATCTCTggttttattctaaattttggaAGCTTAGTTACGACAGTAAACTTATTCTTTTCTCATCAACAATAAAAGCTAAATCGCcttgcttgttttttttttttttttttggggggggggggggggtacaTAGGTCAGAATTTATCACCTCATTAAATGATTCTTTTCTCAAGTTGAAATTTGTCAATGAAGGTTTTGTAATATCTGTGATTGTTATCCTGAGATATTCGAAAAGGTAATTACCATTGTCTATGTTTTGCATTCTCTTGTAAGCCTTCACAATTTAAATCACAAGTACCTAATTCAATTCATCTGACAAAAAATTAGGctcattttttattatcaaatcaTGAGTTCATTCCATAGTTGTCAAAATCATATCGATTCGTCCAGTCAAACTGAAAAACTGGCGAATTTGTCACAACGTTGGTTCGGGTGAGCTATTTGACCGCACATGAAAATGAACCGGTGAGACTCAGTTCGAACTGGCTGGTCTTAACCAAAAAAGGTGAATCGACGAGTTTTAAAAAACCCGAATCGATCGATTCAGAGCTCATTTTTTTGCCCCCTAACATAAAACATCGTTTCTCTCTTAAAAAAAGGAAACTCTAAAACGGCTAACGAAGCCCCGATCCCACCTGAGAGTTTAAGACCTAGTCCTCTCAATCTCACACAGCGACTTAGAGAGGCTCACACCACCGGCCGATTGCTGCAATGTTGTCGGGTACTGTCTCGTCCCGTCGGCCCCTGTACATCTCCTTCATTGACTCGTCGCCTGCTGTGCGTCTCTTCGTCGCCATGCTTGGTTTCCGATCTCCCTCTTCTCTACCCACTGCTGAGTGCAAATTGCATCaggtatgtttaatttttttttgtaagttaTTCAGTATTTTAGTTAGTGAGTTATAAGTATGGTAGTTATTGAGTTATAAGTATGGTTCTGAAGACCGGATATGACCGGCTGGTCGGGCCAGTTTGACCGTGAACCAATGGCATTATCGGCTCGATCCTCTAAAAAAACCGCCAATGAGAAACTGTGCAAAAACCGTTGAATTGGTCGGTTCTCGGTCGGTGAACTGAACCGGAACCTGGCCGGTTTATCTAAAATGATGCCGTTTTGacttttgatatttaatttaaaaaaggaAAAGGGTTCTGCCGTTCTGAAAGACTGAAACCCAGTCTCTCCCCTCTCCCTCACGCAGCTCTTCCAAGTTCCAAAGGTCTTCGATCGCACAACCCTTCCTTGATAACCTTAGCCTCATCGCGCCGCCCTCCTGTCTCACCGTGGTCGTTCGCTAATCCTCTTGGTTCGTCGTTCTCGAAGACCCTCCCTTAGTTCGCCAACGCGAGCATCTCCAGGTCCTGCTCCGCAGTTCTTGCCCGTCGTCCATCCGTCGTGTGCGTCGTCAGTGTTCGTCGCCAGCTCGCCGTCGTCCGTCACCAGCTCGCCAGTGTTTGTCGCCAGCTTCCCGTCGTCCGTCGCTCTCCCTCAAGCCTCTGCTCACTGTTACTGTCTTAATGCTTGATGATAATTTGATAACTCTGTTACTGATTCACTGCTCaatcttgatttttttttcctttgttgttaaattttattgatgATCAATTTTGTGCTCGTTCAGACATTCTGTGCTTTTTTCTGTTCTTAATCATTGTGCTAAGTTTGTTAAAATTGGGAAACTTTGTTAATTTTTGTACTTGActtgttaaaaacttaaaattatgtTAAAAACTTTATTAATCTTTGTTAAATCTTGTCAATTTTTGTTAAAGTTGTTCATTGTTGTGCTAACGTAAATTGGTCAGTTTTGAAGTTAATTCAATAAAGAAAAGCATAAATTGAATTAGTTAGttaattcaatgaatttttctttcagttatggATGATAGGGTCAACCAAAAAATATTCATTTGTGTATCTTTTGATTCTTCTGTGTAACATGGTGGAAATAAAGGTGAAGATGATCTTAATGCAGTGAATCTGCAGTAAATTTTTGcgaattttgatgattgatgagaaATTTTTATGTTGacattttatatttggatattcccttatgttatttgatttttgagtttgtattttaaatttttaatagcaTCATAAGACTTTAGTTGTtataatactttaaatttaaatgatattttaaagtttatactagattataattatgttttagtgtatttatttatattttatttataaaattttattataaaatggttATTTCGGTAGAACTTTAGTTATAAGTTGATTAACTGAGTAATTGGTTATAAGTTGATTAACTGAGTAATTGATTAATGATGTTGATTAACTAAATCGGTTGATTCTTGATTGTTGTTGATtatatttgattgattataacttGTTGATTCTTAGGTAGattattcaattttttgttttagagTGTAATATATTGTTCTATATTATTGCTGttgtatatatattgttttaGGATGGCTTTATCAAATACACCATCAGAATTTgagacttaattttttttaaatgctaataaaaatgtatattttaaattttaattttaaattttttattattttatattttttatttatgtggaaCTGGATTAACTAATTAAATCAATGACTCACTGGTCAGTAATTCAATGACCCAATAGCTTGATTGGTTCTATCACCTCTTCGGCTCTAACAACTATGGTTCATTCAGTTAACTCTCACTAGGATGTTTGTGCTGTGTTGTGTCATCTCAAAACCCATTTCCAATAAGAAGTAAAAATATACTGCCATAGCCCATAGGCCTATACTCCTATATCTACTGTATAAATCTCCTATATCGAGAAATTTGCTGCACAACAAGATAAAAACTGAAATCAAACTTCAAAAATTAATGTCAAGAATATTAATTTGCAGGCACACATAAATTTCGTAAAACTGACGCAGTTTTTTTCTCTGCTCCATCTTCGCTCTCACACAGTCACACTCCTCTTCCTTTCACTGCCGGCCCCGGAGTCACAACCACCACCACGGCACGCAGTCCAATTAAGAAATGCCCCCGCCAGCATCACCACCCCCCAAAGCAAACAAGCCATACTTCTTCTACGGCCACCGCACGCCCTCCCAGAACCGCCCAACCGTCCGCGGCGGTCTCTTCTCGAACCGCCAAACCCTCAAACCCCAGAAACCCCCCTCGAAACCCTCCATTCCCTTCGACATTCACAAGTGGGACCCTCATTTCCTCCCCCAAAACCCCTCACCACCTCCTTCCCCGTCTCCTTCATTCTCATTCTCCTCCTCCCCTCGCCTCTCTCCCATCGCCCGATTCATCATCGACGCATTCCGCAAGAACCGCCACACCTGGGGCCCCTCCGTGGTTTCCGAGCTCAACAAACTCCGTAGGGTCCCACCCACCCTCGTTGCTGAGGTTCTCAAGCTCCAAACAAACCCTACCCTCGCCTCCAAATTCTTCCATTGGGCTGGTAAGCAGAAAGGCTTCCACCATAATTTTGCATCCTATAATGCTTTTGCTTATTGCTTGAACCGTAGCAATCGGTTCCGGGCAGCTGACCAGCTGCCCGAACTTATGGACTCGCAGGGGAAACCCCCCAGTGAGAAGCAGTTTGAGATTTTGATTAGAATGCATTCTGATGCCAATAGGGGACTTAGGGTTTACTATGTGtatgagaagatgaagaagtttGGCGTTAAGCCTAGGGTATTTTTGTATAATAGGGTTATGGATGCGTTGGTAAAGACGGATCATTTGGATCTTGCGCTCTCGGTTTATGACGATTTTAGGGAGGATGGATTGGTGGAAGAGGCTGTTACTTTCATGATTTTGATTAAGGGGCTGTGTAAGGCCGGGCGAATCGACGAAATGCTGGAGGTTTTGGAGAGAATGAGAGTGAATTTGTGCAAGCCGGACGTGTTTGCTTATACCGCTTTGGTTCGGATGCTGGTTCCGGAGGGAAATTTGGATGGTTGTTTGAGGGTTtgggaagaaatgaagaaggataAGGTTCAGGCTGATGTGATGGCTTATGCTACTATAATTATAGGGTTGTCGAAAGGAGGGAGGGTtgaagagggttatgagttcttCAAGGAGATGAAGAGTAAGGGTCATTTGATAGATAGAGCTATATATGGGTCACTTATAGAGTCGTTTGTGGCGGAAAAGAAGATTGGTGTGGCTTTCGATTTGTTGAAGGATTTGGTTAACTCAGGATATAGGGCGGATTTAGAAATTTATAATTCCCTTATTGAAGGCTTGTGCAATGTGAATAAGATTGAGAAGGCTTACAAGCTTTTCCAAGTTACTATTAAGGAGGGCCTTGAGCCAAATTTTTTATCAGTGAAACCATTGTTGCTGTGTTATGCTAAAGCAAAAAAAATGGAAGAACTCTTCAAGCTTCTCAAGCAGATGGAGAAGTTAGGTTTTCCAGTTATTGATGATCTTGCCAAATTCTTATCCCTTCTGGTGAAGGAGGGACCATTAGTAGCATTAGAGGCTTTTACACACTTGAAGGCAAAAGGTTATATTAGTGTCGAAATGTACAATATTCTTATGGATTCTCTACACAAGGTTGGTGAGATAAAGAAGGCTCTATTACTCTTTGACGAAATGAATGCCTCAAACTTGAAACCTGACTCATTTACATACAGTATAACAATTCTATGCCATGTTGATCTTGGTAAAATTCAGGAGGCATGTGAGTATCACAATAAGATCATTGAGATGTCTTGTATTCCTTCTGTTGCTGCTTACAGTTTCCTTGCCAAGGGGCTTTGTAAAATTGGCGAGATTGATGCAGGTATGATGCTTGTCCGTGATTGCCTTGCCAACATAGACAGTGGTCCTATGGAATTCAAATATAGTCTTACCATCATTCACTCATGTAAGTCAAATGATGCCGAGAAAGTGATTGAAGTATTGAATGAGATGATGCAACAGGGTTGCCCTCTGGACATTGTGGCATGTGCTGCAGTTATATCTGGCATGTCTAAGCACGGAACAATTGAAGAGGCCAGGAAGGTTTTTTCAAACTTGAGGGATCGCAGATTGTTAACCGAAGCTGACACCATTGTGTATGACGAATTACTAATCAATCACACAAAGCAAAGGACCGCAGACTTGGTGCTATCAGGAATTAAGCTCTTCGGTTTAGAATCTAAACTAAAATCAAAGGGTTTTAAGTTTTTGCCAAGTTGAAAACTGTTGTGCAGATCAATTGATGTATTTCTTCTCTCAACATGTTGAATATGCATAGTGATGCAGAAAAGCAGTA
This window contains:
- the LOC112720018 gene encoding pentatricopeptide repeat-containing protein At4g20740 isoform X2, whose amino-acid sequence is MPPPASPPPKANKPYFFYGHRTPSQNRPTVRGGLFSNRQTLKPQKPPSKPSIPFDIHKWDPHFLPQNPSPPPSPSPSFSFSSSPRLSPIARFIIDAFRKNRHTWGPSVVSELNKLRRVPPTLVAEVLKLQTNPTLASKFFHWAGKQKGFHHNFASYNAFAYCLNRSNRFRAADQLPELMDSQGKPPSEKQFEILIRMHSDANRGLRVYYVYEKMKKFGVKPRVFLYNRVMDALVKTDHLDLALSVYDDFREDGLVEEAVTFMILIKGLCKAGRIDEMLEVLERMRVNLCKPDVFAYTALVRMLVPEGNLDGCLRVWEEMKKDKVQADVMAYATIIIGLSKGGRVEEGYEFFKEMKSKGHLIDRAIYGSLIESFVAEKKIGVAFDLLKDLVNSGYRADLEIYNSLIEGLCNVNKIEKAYKLFQVTIKEGLEPNFLSVKPLLLCYAKAKKMEELFKLLKQMEKLGFPVIDDLAKFLSLLVKEGPLVALEAFTHLKAKGYISVEMYNILMDSLHKVGEIKKALLLFDEMNASNLKPDSFTYSITILCHVDLGKIQEACMMLVRDCLANIDSGPMEFKYSLTIIHSCKSNDAEKVIEVLNEMMQQGCPLDIVACAAVISGMSKHGTIEEARKVFSNLRDRRLLTEADTIVYDELLINHTKQRTADLVLSGIKLFGLESKLKSKGFKFLPS
- the LOC112720018 gene encoding pentatricopeptide repeat-containing protein At4g20740 isoform X1, encoding MPPPASPPPKANKPYFFYGHRTPSQNRPTVRGGLFSNRQTLKPQKPPSKPSIPFDIHKWDPHFLPQNPSPPPSPSPSFSFSSSPRLSPIARFIIDAFRKNRHTWGPSVVSELNKLRRVPPTLVAEVLKLQTNPTLASKFFHWAGKQKGFHHNFASYNAFAYCLNRSNRFRAADQLPELMDSQGKPPSEKQFEILIRMHSDANRGLRVYYVYEKMKKFGVKPRVFLYNRVMDALVKTDHLDLALSVYDDFREDGLVEEAVTFMILIKGLCKAGRIDEMLEVLERMRVNLCKPDVFAYTALVRMLVPEGNLDGCLRVWEEMKKDKVQADVMAYATIIIGLSKGGRVEEGYEFFKEMKSKGHLIDRAIYGSLIESFVAEKKIGVAFDLLKDLVNSGYRADLEIYNSLIEGLCNVNKIEKAYKLFQVTIKEGLEPNFLSVKPLLLCYAKAKKMEELFKLLKQMEKLGFPVIDDLAKFLSLLVKEGPLVALEAFTHLKAKGYISVEMYNILMDSLHKVGEIKKALLLFDEMNASNLKPDSFTYSITILCHVDLGKIQEACEYHNKIIEMSCIPSVAAYSFLAKGLCKIGEIDAGMMLVRDCLANIDSGPMEFKYSLTIIHSCKSNDAEKVIEVLNEMMQQGCPLDIVACAAVISGMSKHGTIEEARKVFSNLRDRRLLTEADTIVYDELLINHTKQRTADLVLSGIKLFGLESKLKSKGFKFLPS